The following DNA comes from Anaerosoma tenue.
ACACCTCGTCCTGGATGTGAACGGGACGATCGCGGCCGGTGGCGAGCTCGTCGAGGGCGTCGCCGAGGGAATCGCGGCCCTGGAGGGGACGCTGCGGACGGTTGCGGTGACTGCCGATACGCACGGAACCGCTCACGCTCTGGGTGAGCGCCTCGGTATCGACGTGCACGTGATCACCGGGTCGTGGGAGGCTGGGGACAAGCTCGAGCTCGTGCAGGATCTGGGCGCGGATGCGGTCGTTGCGATCGGCAACGGCTCCAACGACGCGCTCATGCTCCGCTCGGCGGCGGTGGGCGTCTGCGTCATCGGTCCCGAGGGCGCCTCTCGGGCCACCCTCGAGGCGGCGGACATCGTGGTCACCGACATACGCGACGCACTGGCGCTCCTGGCGGATCCGCGACGTATGCTCGCAACGCTGAGGACGTGAGCTGGATGCGTCGGAACCACCCCCTCATCACCGTGGTCGGCGGTGCCAACATCGACATCGTCGGCATCCCCGACGGGTCCTTCGTGTCCCGCGACTCGAACCCGGGCGCCGTGCGCACCAGCGCTGGCGGCGTGGGCCGCAATGTGGCGGAGACGCT
Coding sequences within:
- a CDS encoding HAD family hydrolase codes for the protein MIQLDIPGYGELRLQHLVLDVNGTIAAGGELVEGVAEGIAALEGTLRTVAVTADTHGTAHALGERLGIDVHVITGSWEAGDKLELVQDLGADAVVAIGNGSNDALMLRSAAVGVCVIGPEGASRATLEAADIVVTDIRDALALLADPRRMLATLRT